One window of Oncorhynchus masou masou isolate Uvic2021 chromosome 33, UVic_Omas_1.1, whole genome shotgun sequence genomic DNA carries:
- the LOC135528086 gene encoding nucleolar protein 4-like isoform X3, protein MNDPTWITADHGPASNLSPPNRRERMHSPQNTHIKEEDDDSSSESGSGNGMHTMTLPSACGAAPGSERCMGGTPYRKVVNGNRPSVPLDFSTTSSSSSSEDQQAPVNLSETRLPGSALMGPFQLDPPDELRRKYPVKPLPHAAELRLDRDSIRDYGNKSPQYSSGSYDSLKMETCAEDLTVTRGVAAADDDDDDDHDDSDKINDTEGMDPERLKAFNMFVRLFVDENLDRMVPISKQPKEKIQAIIESCSRQFPEFELRARKRIRTYLKSCRRMKKNGMETRPTPPHLTSAMAENILAAACESETRKAAKRMRLDVYQAHEDQIALDKPSSREPASLAHSAYSLATSAYSQDQLYINGGLNYSYRGYGGLGASMQHPVSLTTATAQSNGPTDLSMKSLVSNSSSASSNSHGRSGGGGGSGASAQLSPTEITAVRQLIAGYRESAAFLLRSADELETLILQQN, encoded by the exons ATGACTCATCCTCGGAGAGCGGTAGCGGGAACGGCATGCACACCATGACCCTTCCGTCTGCGTGCGGGGCGGCCCCGGGGTCTGAGAGGTGCATGGGGGGAACCCCCTACAGGAAAGTGGTAAACGGCAACAGGCCCTCGGTCCCGCTGGACTTCAGCACCACCTCCTCGTCCTCATCGTCCGAGGACCAACAGGCTCCAGTCAACCTGAGTGAGACCAGGCTGCCTGGGTCTGCCCTGATGGGCCCCTTCCAGCTCGACCCCCCAGACGAGCTGCGCAGGAAGTACCCCGTCAAGCCCCTCCCCCATGCCGCTGAGCTGCGCCTGGACAGAGACTCGATCAGGGACTATGGCAACAAG TCTCCTCAGTACAGCTCAGGAAGCTACGACTCATTGAAGATGGAGACATGTGCCGAGGACCTGACCGTGACCAGAGGTGTGGCGGCGGCAGACGACGATGACGACGATGATCACGACGACAGTGACAAGATCAACGACACAGAGGGCATGGACCCTGAGAGACTAAAGGCCTTCAAC ATGTTTGTGCGTCTGTTTGTGGATGAGAACCTGGACCGCATGGTGCCCATCTCAAAGCAGCCCAAGGAGAAGATCCAGGCCATCATTGAGTCGTGTAGCCGCCAGTTCCCAGAGTTCGAGCTGCGTGCTCGCAAGCGTATCCGCACCTACCTCAAATCCTGCCGCCGAATGAAGAAGAACGGCATGGAG ACACGAcccaccccacctcacctcacctcagccATGGCTGAGAACATCCTGGCAGCCGCCTGCGAGAGCGAGACACGCAAGGCTGCCAAGAGGATGCGGCTGGATGTCTACCAGGCACAT GAGGACCAGATAGCACTTGACAAGCCCAGTTCTCGCGAGCCAGCCTCCCTGGCCCACTCTGCCTACTCCCTGGCCACCTCAGCCTACTCCCAGGACCAGCTCTACATCAACGGTGGGCTCAACTACAGTTACCGTGGTTACGGGGGCCTGGGAGCAAGCATGCAACACCCTGTCTCCTTGACAACCGCCACTGCTCAGAGCAACG GTCCTACTGACCTCAGCATGAAGTCCCTGGTGTCCAACTCGTCATCGGCCAGCTCCAACAGCCACGGGCGGAGCGGTGGCGGCGGAGGGAGCGGGGCCTCGGCACAGCTCAGCCCCACGGAGATCACAGCCGTGCGTCAGCTCATCGCCGGCTACCGCGAATCAGCCGCCTTCCTGCTCCGCTCGGCCGACGAGCTGGAGACCCTGATCCTGCAGCAGAACTGA